From a region of the Etheostoma cragini isolate CJK2018 chromosome 22, CSU_Ecrag_1.0, whole genome shotgun sequence genome:
- the si:ch211-196f5.2 gene encoding uncharacterized protein si:ch211-196f5.2: protein MAADETTSSLDEGEANVEQANGGPQSPADGESPESRGKIVRVELEWEIPMSLSLPIQVEPDAAHQPFPFLDTTLADLGIKESEVKERVVWVDNKKTQVKNKAGKLKEKEITILEVRVKAQKPGDKQLQEVLYSTEAHTDRSFCRTGMDILPWRHRSTGENGPTPVQMTMALDKENQQPDSTETQGQREI, encoded by the exons ATGGCAGCAGACGAGACAACAAGCTCGTTGGACGAGGGAGAGGCCAATGTGGAGCAGGCCAACGGAGGACCACAAAGCCCAGCAGACGGGGAGTCCCCCGAGTCACGCGGCAAGATAGTGCGTGTTGAACTAGAGTGGGAGATCCCCATGTCTCTGTCCCTGCCCATCCAGGTGGAGCCCGACGCTGCACACCAGCCGTTTCCCTTCCTGGACACAACACTGGCCGACCTGGGCATCAAAGA GTCAGAGGTGAAGGAGAGGGTGGTGTGGGTCGACAACAAGAAGACCCAGGTCAAGAACAAAGCAGGGAAGCTGAAGGAGAAAGAGATCACCATCTTGGAG GTGAGAGTGAAAGCCCAGAAGCCGGGAGACAAACAGCTCCAGGAGGTCCTGTACAGCACCGAGGCGCACACTGACCGCTCCTTCTGTCGTACAGGAATGGATATCCTGCCCTGGAGGCACAGGAGTACAG GGGAGAACGGGCCGACACCGGTGCAGATGACTATGGCGTTGGACAAGGAAAACCAGCAGCCCGACTCCACTGAGACCCAGGGACAACgggagatctga